A region from the Pelagovum pacificum genome encodes:
- a CDS encoding flagellar basal body-associated FliL family protein, which produces MTDATVDPGEAGDDPKPAKKSKLPLILGIVLALAGGGGGFFVVSSGMLGGSAEGGHDAPPPPDPLDPVAFVPLDPIVIGLPDGAGHLRFTAQLEVPPDMAGDVESIKPRIVDVLNDYLRAVDIAEFEDRTSLLRLRAQMMHRIRIVAGPGRVNDLLIMEMVVN; this is translated from the coding sequence ATGACCGATGCGACGGTTGATCCGGGCGAAGCGGGTGATGACCCGAAGCCCGCGAAAAAATCGAAACTGCCGCTGATCCTCGGCATTGTCCTCGCCCTCGCGGGGGGCGGCGGCGGCTTTTTCGTCGTGAGTTCCGGCATGCTTGGCGGTTCTGCCGAGGGGGGGCATGACGCGCCCCCGCCACCTGACCCGTTGGACCCGGTCGCTTTCGTCCCGCTCGACCCGATCGTTATCGGTCTGCCCGACGGGGCCGGTCACCTGCGATTTACGGCGCAGCTCGAGGTGCCGCCGGACATGGCGGGCGATGTCGAATCTATCAAGCCGCGGATCGTCGACGTCCTGAACGACTACCTTCGCGCCGTCGACATTGCCGAGTTCGAGGACCGGACGTCCCTGCTTCGGCTGCGGGCGCAGATGATGCACCGGATAAGGATCGTCGCCGGCCCGGGCCGCGTGAACGATCTGCTCATCATGGAAATGGTGGTCAACTGA
- a CDS encoding MotE family protein — MTRRGALHVIIALLLASGVIRLGANTGAAFANEDPTPSVPEVCEADSPPALLEALDAREARIEERELRLVDRMQALRVAEVEIETRLQELTAAEERLSATITRVETASEEDLVRLVAVYENMKPGDAAALFQTMAPEFAAGFIARMAPESAAAILTGLEPETAYSISAILAGRNANAPTE; from the coding sequence ATGACGCGACGCGGGGCGCTTCATGTCATCATCGCGCTTCTGCTGGCATCCGGTGTGATCCGGCTCGGCGCCAACACGGGAGCGGCCTTCGCCAATGAGGACCCGACCCCTTCCGTGCCTGAAGTTTGCGAGGCGGACAGCCCGCCGGCCCTGCTCGAAGCGCTCGACGCGCGTGAGGCGCGGATCGAAGAGCGGGAACTCAGACTGGTCGACCGGATGCAGGCGCTTCGTGTCGCCGAGGTCGAAATAGAGACGCGCCTGCAGGAGCTGACCGCCGCGGAAGAGCGTCTCTCCGCCACCATAACCCGCGTGGAAACCGCGTCGGAGGAGGATCTGGTGAGGCTTGTTGCTGTCTACGAGAACATGAAGCCCGGTGACGCTGCGGCCCTGTTCCAGACGATGGCACCGGAATTCGCGGCCGGTTTTATCGCCCGCATGGCACCGGAATCAGCCGCCGCCATCCTGACTGGTCTGGAGCCGGAAACCGCATACTCGATCAGCGCGATCCTGGCGGGCCGGAACGCGAATGCACCCACGGAATGA
- the motA gene encoding flagellar motor stator protein MotA, whose product MIGIVGIVIIFLMVFGGYILAGGKMGIILKSLPFEMIMIGGAAVGAFVISNDLASIKHTLKDIGKVFKGPKWKADDYRDLLCLLFELIRVARNNPVEIEEHIESPDTSSIFERYPRIVADKEALALICDTLRSASMNYDDPHQVEEILEKRIEATLHHNMHSSHALQTVADGLPALGIVAAVLGVIKTMGSIDQPPEVLGKLIGGALVGTFLGVFLAYGLVGPFAARVKTVIEDDMHFYRLIREVLVANLYQHATNICIEVGRQNTPSHCRPSFSDLEDALKAVKQGAA is encoded by the coding sequence ATGATCGGTATTGTCGGCATCGTCATCATCTTCCTGATGGTTTTCGGGGGCTATATCCTCGCCGGCGGCAAGATGGGCATCATCCTGAAATCCCTGCCTTTCGAGATGATCATGATCGGTGGGGCAGCTGTCGGCGCCTTCGTCATTTCCAACGATCTCGCCTCGATCAAACACACGCTGAAGGACATCGGGAAGGTCTTCAAAGGACCGAAATGGAAGGCCGACGACTACCGCGATCTGCTGTGTCTCCTGTTTGAGCTCATCCGCGTCGCGCGTAACAACCCGGTCGAGATCGAGGAGCACATCGAGTCCCCAGACACCTCCTCGATTTTCGAACGCTATCCCCGCATCGTCGCCGACAAGGAGGCTCTCGCGCTGATCTGCGATACCCTGCGGTCGGCCTCGATGAATTACGATGATCCGCACCAGGTAGAAGAGATCCTGGAAAAGCGGATCGAGGCGACGTTGCATCACAACATGCACTCGTCCCATGCGCTTCAGACCGTCGCCGATGGTTTGCCAGCCCTCGGGATCGTGGCGGCGGTGCTTGGCGTGATCAAGACGATGGGGTCGATCGACCAGCCGCCAGAGGTGCTTGGCAAGCTGATCGGCGGTGCGCTTGTGGGAACGTTCCTGGGGGTCTTCCTCGCCTACGGACTCGTCGGGCCGTTTGCCGCGCGCGTGAAAACGGTCATCGAGGACGACATGCACTTCTACCGGTTGATCCGTGAAGTGCTGGTCGCGAACCTCTATCAGCACGCAACCAACATCTGCATCGAGGTCGGGCGACAGAACACGCCCAGCCACTGCCGGCCCAGCTTTTCCGATCTCGAAGATGCGCTGAAAGCCGTCAAGCAGGGCGCAGCCTGA
- the flhA gene encoding flagellar biosynthesis protein FlhA: MTTTPRTGWPSLMQPTVLLALALMAIIVMMILPVPAFILDLGLAASFGLAILIFTVTLFIERPLDFSAFPTVLLASLMLRLSLNVSSTKLIIGNGHTGTRAAGDVIEGFANFVMGGSVFLGLVVFGVLLIVNFMVINKGATRMAEVGARFALDGMPGKQLAIDSDMSAGAIDHAEARRRREVEQAETTFFGSLDGASKFVKGDAIAGLLITLLNIVVGLLMGTAVHGMPMAQAFETYAILTVGDGLVSQIPAVIISIASALLLARGGATGATDLAIVAQLGRHPAALFAVGFLMVLFGLVPGLPFVPFLLGGAILCACGLMTMRRKPEQIAGEEGKSEMTRPVTSLGDILDVDEIHVQFAGDLVEMVLDPGIGLDARISNMRNHIASTYGLLIPDIRLTDDTGLADGEYVIRIQGAEQARASLRPNRMLALLGAEQRSEIPGDDVDEPVYGAPARWIDVEATEDAAIEGLTVVSPPEIIATHLLEVIRSNLGRLMTHRTLRRLLDEMVNLSDQTRAASNRRMLDELVPDKVPFDLLLATLRNLLDERVSIRNLPLILEAVAEARPMYPTIDGIAEHVRQRLGFQLVAELRREDGTLPLIQLAPEWEQTFGNYQIGGDKGGDVALPPDEFNRLANAIAEKVSDAASTGVHPAVITSVKRRRFLSTVLAAKKIQNPVLSFEEIGIDARPSLVGLVPA, encoded by the coding sequence ATGACGACGACGCCCCGAACCGGCTGGCCCAGCCTTATGCAGCCGACGGTGCTGCTGGCGCTCGCGCTGATGGCGATCATCGTGATGATGATCCTGCCGGTCCCGGCTTTCATTCTGGACCTCGGCCTCGCCGCGTCCTTCGGGCTCGCGATCCTTATCTTCACCGTCACGCTGTTCATTGAGCGGCCCTTGGACTTTTCGGCCTTTCCGACTGTGCTGCTGGCGTCGCTGATGTTGCGCCTTTCGTTGAACGTCTCCTCCACCAAGCTGATTATCGGCAACGGCCACACCGGAACCCGCGCCGCCGGCGACGTGATCGAAGGTTTCGCGAATTTCGTCATGGGCGGCAGCGTGTTCCTGGGCCTCGTCGTGTTCGGCGTCCTGCTGATCGTCAATTTCATGGTAATCAACAAAGGCGCGACCCGGATGGCCGAGGTCGGGGCCCGTTTCGCGCTCGACGGAATGCCGGGCAAACAGCTGGCCATCGACAGCGACATGAGCGCGGGCGCCATCGACCACGCCGAAGCTCGCCGCCGTCGTGAGGTCGAACAGGCGGAAACGACCTTCTTCGGGTCGCTCGATGGTGCGTCCAAGTTCGTGAAGGGCGATGCGATCGCCGGCTTGCTCATCACCCTTCTCAATATCGTCGTCGGTCTTCTCATGGGAACGGCGGTTCATGGCATGCCGATGGCTCAGGCCTTTGAAACTTATGCGATTCTCACCGTCGGTGATGGGCTCGTCAGCCAGATCCCGGCGGTCATCATATCGATTGCGTCCGCGCTTCTGCTGGCTCGCGGCGGGGCCACTGGGGCCACAGATCTTGCGATCGTCGCGCAACTCGGGCGGCATCCGGCCGCGCTTTTTGCCGTCGGCTTTCTGATGGTCCTTTTCGGGCTGGTCCCGGGGCTTCCATTCGTGCCGTTCCTTCTCGGCGGCGCGATCCTGTGCGCGTGCGGCCTGATGACAATGCGTCGGAAGCCGGAGCAGATCGCGGGAGAGGAAGGCAAGAGCGAGATGACGAGGCCGGTCACATCGCTCGGAGACATACTCGACGTTGACGAGATCCACGTGCAGTTCGCGGGCGATCTGGTGGAAATGGTGCTTGATCCCGGTATCGGCCTCGACGCGCGCATCTCGAACATGCGCAATCACATCGCGTCGACCTACGGCCTTCTCATCCCGGACATCCGGCTGACTGACGATACCGGGCTCGCAGATGGTGAATACGTTATCCGGATCCAGGGCGCCGAGCAGGCTCGTGCGTCCCTACGGCCAAACCGGATGCTCGCCTTGTTGGGGGCTGAGCAGCGCAGCGAAATTCCGGGCGATGATGTTGATGAACCGGTATACGGCGCGCCGGCGCGGTGGATTGATGTGGAGGCGACCGAGGACGCGGCCATCGAGGGTCTTACCGTTGTCAGCCCTCCGGAGATCATAGCGACGCACCTGCTCGAAGTGATCCGGTCAAATCTTGGCCGTCTGATGACACATCGCACTCTGCGCAGGTTGCTGGACGAGATGGTTAACCTTTCGGATCAAACCAGGGCGGCCTCCAACCGACGGATGCTGGATGAGCTGGTGCCAGACAAGGTGCCATTCGATCTGCTGCTCGCAACGCTTCGAAATCTGCTCGATGAACGGGTTTCCATTCGGAATTTACCGCTGATCCTGGAAGCCGTTGCCGAGGCAAGGCCGATGTATCCGACGATCGACGGCATCGCGGAGCACGTTCGCCAGCGCCTTGGTTTCCAGCTCGTCGCGGAACTGCGACGTGAAGACGGAACATTGCCGTTGATACAGCTCGCGCCGGAGTGGGAGCAAACTTTCGGAAACTACCAGATAGGCGGAGACAAGGGTGGCGACGTGGCTCTGCCACCGGACGAGTTCAATCGGCTCGCCAATGCCATCGCGGAGAAGGTTTCAGACGCGGCGAGCACGGGTGTTCATCCCGCTGTCATCACGAGTGTGAAGCGTCGCCGGTTCCTCAGCACCGTTCTGGCGGCCAAGAAAATACAAAATCCGGTGCTCTCTTTCGAGGAAATCGGCATCGATGCCCGGCCCTCGTTGGTAGGATTGGTCCCTGCATGA
- a CDS encoding flagellar biosynthetic protein FliR, which yields MTDVLAALPIATETYWVAWAVFLRIAGLVALLPAFGEQSIPVRVRFALASAFTLLTFPLVSFEVSPAPNLLAVLTEPLVGLIFGLWLRLMVHAMQIAGTIAAQSTSLSQIFGGSAGIDPMPAMGNVLVLSALTLAVISGLGPSSIEYVLLSYTIVPYGTVPSASVLVELGASRIADAFALGFALAAPFLIASMLYNVTLGVINRAMPQLMVTFVGAPAITAGGLSMLALSFPYLLSVWLTRLAGVLDGSALLSP from the coding sequence ATGACGGACGTCCTCGCCGCCCTGCCAATTGCGACTGAAACCTACTGGGTCGCTTGGGCCGTCTTCCTCAGAATTGCGGGGCTGGTCGCGCTGCTTCCCGCATTCGGAGAGCAGTCCATCCCCGTCCGGGTCAGGTTTGCCTTGGCAAGTGCCTTTACACTGCTGACGTTTCCGCTCGTATCCTTCGAGGTCTCCCCGGCACCGAACCTGTTGGCGGTCCTGACAGAGCCGCTCGTGGGGCTCATCTTCGGCCTTTGGTTAAGGTTAATGGTGCATGCGATGCAGATCGCGGGAACGATCGCGGCTCAATCGACATCGCTCAGCCAGATATTCGGCGGATCGGCAGGTATCGATCCGATGCCGGCGATGGGCAACGTTCTGGTTTTGTCGGCCCTTACGCTCGCCGTGATATCCGGCCTCGGGCCGAGCTCCATCGAATACGTCCTGTTGAGCTACACCATCGTTCCATACGGAACTGTGCCGTCAGCCTCGGTGCTCGTGGAACTGGGTGCTTCCCGGATCGCCGACGCATTCGCGCTTGGTTTCGCGTTGGCGGCACCGTTCCTGATCGCCTCGATGCTCTACAACGTCACGCTTGGGGTCATTAATCGGGCGATGCCGCAATTGATGGTGACCTTCGTCGGGGCGCCGGCGATCACGGCAGGTGGGCTCTCGATGCTGGCGCTGTCCTTTCCCTATCTGCTTTCGGTCTGGCTGACGCGGCTGGCGGGAGTCCTCGACGGTTCGGCGTTGCTTTCACCATGA
- the flhB gene encoding flagellar type III secretion system protein FlhB, which translates to MNDDVGDKSYEPTPKKLDDARKKGEITRSADLTTAAGYLGFAIVCLLFGEAMVTRLGGRLALIIDQAGSTRAPPIVISSLVGPVAPIIFLPGLAALISIVARNGLLFTTDKLKPKLSRISPIATAKQKFGRSGLFEFLKSFTKLLVHSVVLGFFLNANMPRILTALTLEPSAVPGELCTLALDLILLVLIVAAIIGGIDAIFQAQEHRRKNMMSRKEIMDETKESEGDPAMKQSRRQKAVEIATRKMVAEVPNANVVIVNPTHFAVALKWSREAKGAPVCVAKGVDEIARRIREIAEENNVPIHSDPPTARALHELVDVGKEIPPDHYKAVAAAIRFAELVREKAKWR; encoded by the coding sequence ATGAACGATGACGTCGGCGACAAGAGTTACGAACCGACTCCGAAAAAACTGGATGACGCGCGAAAGAAGGGTGAAATTACTAGGTCGGCCGACCTGACGACTGCCGCGGGTTACCTCGGTTTTGCGATCGTCTGTCTGCTGTTCGGGGAGGCGATGGTGACCCGTCTTGGCGGGCGCCTCGCCTTGATTATCGACCAAGCTGGGTCGACGCGTGCTCCGCCGATCGTAATCTCCAGCCTTGTCGGGCCGGTCGCTCCGATCATCTTTCTACCCGGCCTTGCCGCACTGATCTCGATCGTCGCCCGGAACGGTCTGCTGTTCACAACCGACAAGCTGAAGCCGAAGCTCTCGCGAATTTCGCCAATCGCAACCGCGAAGCAGAAGTTCGGGCGGTCCGGTCTGTTCGAGTTTCTGAAGAGCTTCACCAAGCTGCTCGTCCATTCGGTCGTGCTTGGTTTCTTTCTGAACGCAAACATGCCGCGAATATTGACTGCGCTTACGCTCGAACCGTCTGCGGTGCCGGGCGAGCTCTGCACCCTGGCGCTCGACCTCATTCTTCTCGTTCTCATTGTAGCGGCGATTATTGGTGGCATCGATGCGATTTTCCAGGCTCAGGAGCATCGGCGCAAAAACATGATGAGCCGCAAGGAAATCATGGATGAAACGAAGGAGTCCGAGGGCGACCCTGCGATGAAGCAATCGAGGCGGCAGAAAGCGGTGGAAATTGCGACGCGCAAGATGGTCGCTGAAGTCCCGAACGCGAACGTTGTCATCGTAAATCCCACGCACTTTGCCGTCGCACTGAAATGGAGCCGGGAGGCCAAAGGCGCTCCCGTTTGCGTCGCCAAGGGTGTCGATGAGATCGCGCGCCGGATCCGTGAGATTGCTGAAGAAAATAACGTGCCGATACATTCCGATCCACCGACTGCGCGTGCGCTTCATGAACTGGTAGATGTCGGCAAGGAAATTCCTCCGGACCATTACAAGGCGGTGGCCGCTGCGATCCGGTTCGCCGAACTTGTGCGGGAAAAAGCGAAATGGCGGTGA
- a CDS encoding flagellar basal body-associated FliL family protein, which yields MKALILPIILLIAGTGAGVGAGLVLGGSDDDAEPAGADLIDGALPPCGDAEQEHAEEPISDDHDGPTEDGEFVRLNNQFIVPVVEQEEVGALVVLSISLEVAPGATEEVFSREPRLRDQFLQVLFDHANIGGFSGNFTSASNMQILRSGLRQAAKATLGDRVVDVLIIDIVRQDVQD from the coding sequence ATGAAAGCGCTAATTCTACCCATAATTCTGCTGATTGCTGGCACTGGTGCCGGGGTGGGTGCTGGTCTTGTCCTTGGTGGGTCCGACGATGATGCCGAACCTGCCGGCGCCGATCTCATCGATGGCGCGCTTCCGCCTTGTGGGGATGCCGAACAGGAGCACGCGGAGGAGCCTATTTCAGACGACCATGACGGACCAACCGAAGACGGCGAATTCGTCAGGCTGAACAATCAATTCATCGTCCCGGTGGTCGAGCAGGAAGAAGTCGGCGCGCTCGTTGTTTTGTCGATCAGCCTCGAGGTTGCACCCGGGGCCACGGAAGAAGTGTTTTCCCGAGAACCACGCCTTCGGGACCAGTTCCTGCAGGTTCTATTCGATCATGCGAACATCGGTGGCTTCAGCGGCAATTTCACGAGCGCATCGAACATGCAGATCTTGCGTTCGGGCCTTCGACAAGCGGCAAAAGCGACGCTTGGTGACCGTGTTGTTGACGTCCTGATCATTGATATCGTTCGGCAGGACGTTCAGGACTAA
- the flgH gene encoding flagellar basal body L-ring protein FlgH: MSLSNVLSARVGLVLCLALAGCDQLSRVGRAPDISPARATSEHNAMMTYGLPLVEVTAPVTPPLDSASLWTGDRGSLLGDRRAVQRGDILTVVIEIDDSAEISNSTSRSRSGAESLALPQLLGIPQRLAPELPEGASFENAVSVTSSSSADGDGSVRRNERLELRVAATILDVMPNGVLSISGSQEVRVNNELRELLVSGFVRPEDITRQNEITYDKIASARISYGGRGDISDVQQPRYGQQAVDAMLPF; this comes from the coding sequence ATGTCTCTGAGTAATGTGTTATCCGCACGCGTCGGCTTGGTCTTGTGCCTCGCCCTCGCCGGCTGCGACCAATTGAGCCGCGTTGGCCGCGCGCCAGACATATCTCCGGCCCGCGCGACGTCAGAGCACAACGCGATGATGACGTACGGTTTACCCTTGGTGGAAGTAACGGCGCCGGTCACGCCGCCGCTCGACAGCGCATCGCTTTGGACCGGCGACCGGGGCTCCCTGCTCGGCGACCGCCGTGCCGTGCAGCGCGGCGATATCCTGACCGTGGTGATCGAAATCGACGACAGCGCGGAGATATCGAACTCGACATCTCGATCGCGGTCGGGAGCGGAGTCGTTGGCGCTACCACAACTCCTTGGCATCCCTCAAAGACTGGCGCCCGAACTGCCGGAGGGTGCGAGTTTCGAGAACGCGGTCTCGGTCACCTCGTCGAGCTCCGCCGACGGGGACGGATCCGTCCGCCGGAACGAACGGCTCGAGTTGCGCGTGGCCGCGACGATCCTCGACGTCATGCCGAACGGTGTTCTGTCCATATCAGGCAGCCAGGAAGTGCGGGTTAACAATGAATTGCGCGAACTTCTCGTCTCCGGCTTCGTCCGGCCCGAGGATATCACCCGCCAGAACGAGATCACCTACGACAAGATTGCCTCCGCCCGAATTTCCTATGGTGGACGGGGCGATATTTCAGATGTTCAGCAGCCTCGCTACGGGCAACAGGCCGTCGACGCGATGCTGCCGTTCTGA
- the flgA gene encoding flagellar basal body P-ring formation chaperone FlgA — MRRLALLLLLAPPAGADTLVATRTIRPFQLIAPGDLTLDGGSYSGGTDDASSLIGLEARVAIYAGRPVRAADVGPPTIVERNQLVSLIYDGSGLRIATEGRALDRASEGDLIRVMNLSSRNTVTARIGTDGSAYVSE; from the coding sequence ATGCGCAGATTGGCGCTCTTGTTGTTACTGGCGCCGCCAGCCGGCGCAGACACCCTGGTTGCGACGCGGACCATCAGGCCGTTCCAACTGATCGCCCCCGGTGACCTCACGCTCGACGGGGGGAGCTATTCTGGCGGTACCGACGATGCGTCCAGCTTGATCGGTCTGGAAGCCCGCGTTGCAATCTATGCGGGTCGCCCAGTACGCGCGGCGGACGTAGGGCCGCCGACGATCGTAGAGCGCAACCAACTGGTTTCGCTCATTTACGACGGCTCGGGTCTGCGCATCGCGACCGAAGGTCGGGCGCTCGACCGCGCTTCTGAGGGTGATCTGATCCGGGTGATGAACCTCTCCTCCCGGAACACCGTGACAGCCCGCATCGGAACGGATGGGTCCGCCTATGTCTCTGAGTAA
- the flgG gene encoding flagellar basal-body rod protein FlgG: MRALQIAATGMSAQQTRVEVISNNLANMNSTGYNPRRAEFADLHYQQTARPGTINASDGTVLPTGVQLGLGVQAASVSMVLAQGALSATGGDLDLAIEGSGYFEVTLPDGRAAYTRDGALKRTGDGLIVNSEGFPVIPEITIPADARSISVNAEGEVYAYFGDRVAAERLGQLNLSGFTNPKGLEAIGSNMFVETEASGPPLVAVPGEDGLGTLQQGFLEDSSVDPVKEVTDLIEAQRGYELNSKVITAADQMLAATVQVR, translated from the coding sequence ATGCGAGCACTTCAGATCGCCGCAACGGGCATGTCCGCTCAGCAGACTCGGGTCGAGGTTATTTCCAACAACCTCGCGAACATGAACTCGACCGGTTACAACCCGCGACGCGCGGAATTTGCGGACCTTCATTATCAGCAAACCGCGCGTCCCGGAACGATCAACGCGTCGGACGGCACTGTGCTACCGACGGGTGTTCAGCTTGGACTCGGCGTTCAGGCCGCATCCGTGTCCATGGTTTTGGCTCAAGGCGCGCTTTCCGCGACAGGCGGCGATCTTGACCTTGCGATCGAGGGTAGCGGTTATTTTGAGGTCACCCTGCCGGACGGTCGCGCGGCCTACACGCGAGATGGTGCACTGAAGCGGACGGGCGACGGGCTGATCGTCAACTCCGAAGGATTTCCGGTCATCCCCGAAATCACGATCCCGGCGGACGCGCGCTCCATCTCTGTTAACGCGGAGGGTGAAGTCTACGCCTACTTCGGCGATCGCGTCGCGGCCGAGCGCCTTGGTCAACTGAACCTGAGCGGCTTCACGAATCCCAAGGGGCTGGAGGCGATCGGTTCCAACATGTTCGTCGAAACCGAGGCGTCCGGCCCCCCGCTGGTCGCGGTCCCCGGCGAAGACGGTCTCGGCACGTTGCAGCAGGGATTCCTTGAGGACAGCTCGGTAGACCCGGTGAAGGAAGTGACCGACCTGATCGAGGCGCAACGTGGTTACGAACTCAATTCCAAGGTAATCACAGCCGCAGATCAGATGCTTGCGGCGACCGTGCAGGTGCGCTGA
- a CDS encoding flagellar hook-basal body complex protein, with the protein MTNTTYTTLTRQSGLLDEMRVVANNIANSSTTGFRSEGVTFSEWVSRLGGNHESLSMARANTRVNDLSQGGLSRTGGTFDLAIEGEGFFLVLTPNGERLTRNGNFTPNAQGDLVTSDGYPVLDAGGAPVFIPQGAGTIAISSDGTLSADGQPVGQIGVVRPLDATNLIRENGVRFRADGGFEPDGESRLVQGFLEGSNVDPVLQIARMIEVQRAYELGQNFLDREDERVREAIRTLGK; encoded by the coding sequence ATGACCAACACGACCTACACCACGCTGACACGGCAGTCCGGACTTCTCGACGAGATGCGGGTCGTCGCGAACAACATCGCCAACAGCTCAACCACCGGCTTTCGGAGCGAAGGCGTGACCTTTTCCGAATGGGTGTCTCGTCTCGGCGGTAACCATGAAAGCCTGTCGATGGCCCGCGCGAATACTCGGGTCAATGACCTGTCGCAGGGTGGACTAAGCCGGACCGGTGGTACGTTCGATCTCGCCATCGAGGGCGAGGGTTTCTTTCTCGTCCTTACGCCGAACGGCGAGCGGCTGACCCGGAACGGCAATTTCACTCCAAATGCGCAGGGCGACTTGGTGACCTCGGACGGCTATCCCGTTCTCGACGCCGGAGGCGCGCCGGTTTTCATCCCTCAAGGCGCTGGCACCATTGCGATTTCTTCGGATGGAACGCTCTCCGCCGACGGACAGCCCGTCGGGCAGATTGGCGTGGTTCGCCCCCTCGATGCGACCAACCTAATTCGGGAGAACGGCGTTCGGTTTCGGGCTGACGGTGGTTTCGAGCCAGATGGTGAATCACGACTGGTCCAGGGATTTCTGGAAGGCTCCAACGTCGACCCGGTTCTGCAGATCGCGCGGATGATCGAGGTCCAGCGGGCTTACGAACTGGGGCAGAATTTCCTCGATCGAGAGGATGAAAGAGTCCGCGAAGCGATCCGCACACTAGGTAAATAG
- a CDS encoding flagellar biosynthetic protein FliQ: protein MMRQGEFYDVVREGLWIAVATSLPILTVALVAGLCVGLFQALTSIQEMTLTFVPKLAAIVAVFWVTMGFMTDTLVDFFATSLIPLIIGY, encoded by the coding sequence ATGATGCGGCAGGGCGAGTTCTACGATGTCGTCCGCGAAGGTCTTTGGATCGCGGTGGCGACCTCACTTCCGATCCTCACGGTCGCGCTGGTCGCCGGCTTATGTGTCGGCCTGTTTCAGGCGCTGACCTCGATCCAGGAAATGACGCTGACCTTCGTGCCAAAACTCGCGGCGATCGTCGCCGTCTTCTGGGTGACCATGGGGTTCATGACAGACACGCTCGTCGACTTCTTCGCCACTTCGCTCATCCCGCTCATCATCGGTTATTAA
- the fliE gene encoding flagellar hook-basal body complex protein FliE gives MDLRTSLLPHGYDKNRDATAPTSSPIGQAANEFMATLEAGEDAAMGGMAGKVDPHSMVQALARTELALETVVAVRDKVVEAYQEILRMPI, from the coding sequence ATGGACCTCAGAACGAGCCTCCTCCCCCACGGCTATGACAAGAACCGCGATGCCACCGCGCCGACATCCTCCCCGATTGGGCAGGCTGCCAATGAGTTCATGGCGACCCTTGAGGCCGGCGAAGACGCGGCGATGGGCGGCATGGCCGGCAAAGTCGACCCGCACAGCATGGTTCAGGCGCTCGCCCGCACCGAACTGGCGCTCGAAACCGTGGTGGCAGTCCGCGACAAGGTCGTCGAAGCGTATCAAGAGATCCTGAGGATGCCGATCTGA
- the flgC gene encoding flagellar basal body rod protein FlgC, whose product MAGFSDTFGIVASGMSAQAARIRHTSENIANADTPGYHRKTVAFREELQSGKRTGAVQVGPVRLDLSQLSRIYDPEHPLADATGHYDGSNVNLMIEIADAREAQRSYEANLKIFEQVRQMSSSLLELLRR is encoded by the coding sequence ATGGCTGGCTTCTCAGATACCTTCGGCATCGTGGCCAGCGGGATGAGCGCGCAAGCGGCCCGGATCCGACACACGTCCGAAAATATCGCCAACGCCGACACGCCCGGATACCACCGTAAAACCGTAGCATTCCGGGAAGAGTTACAAAGCGGAAAACGGACTGGCGCGGTTCAGGTCGGCCCGGTTCGGCTGGATCTGTCGCAGCTGTCCCGCATCTACGATCCAGAACATCCGCTGGCCGACGCAACCGGCCACTACGACGGCTCCAACGTCAACCTGATGATCGAGATCGCAGACGCCCGCGAAGCACAACGCAGCTACGAGGCGAACCTCAAGATATTCGAGCAGGTCCGACAGATGTCATCCTCACTGCTCGAACTGTTGCGCAGATAG
- a CDS encoding FlgB family protein: protein MYENLTVMRTSAAMAEHAAQRQTLTAQNIANADTPGYIARQLPPFRDFAEGGLAPRASRSGHQAMKAPEATPTRAEPAPNGNAVSIEVEMVNAVEIQREHVQALAIYKHAMDVLRLSIGRK from the coding sequence ATGTACGAAAACCTGACTGTAATGAGGACCTCGGCCGCAATGGCCGAGCATGCGGCGCAACGCCAAACTCTGACCGCGCAGAACATCGCGAACGCGGACACACCCGGGTACATCGCCCGGCAGCTCCCGCCGTTCCGGGATTTCGCTGAAGGCGGTCTCGCGCCGAGGGCCAGTAGAAGCGGGCACCAGGCCATGAAGGCGCCTGAAGCGACGCCGACCCGGGCAGAGCCTGCACCGAACGGCAATGCCGTCTCGATCGAGGTCGAGATGGTGAACGCCGTCGAAATTCAGCGCGAGCACGTCCAGGCGTTGGCGATCTACAAGCACGCCATGGATGTTCTCCGTCTATCGATCGGGCGGAAATGA